Within Sphingobium sp. KCTC 72723, the genomic segment TGTTCGCCGTGGGGCATCCGCCAAAATGCAGCGGTGATTCGCGGTTATAGTAAGGAAACTGGCTGGGGCGGCAGGATTCGAACCTGCGCATGGCGGCATCAAAAGCCGCTGCCTTACCGCTTGGCGACGCCCCAGCAGGGCCGAACATTGTCGGCGCGGATCGGCATATAGCGTGTGATTGGCGAAAGGAAAGCCTAGTCATCACAGTTTCGTGACGCCAATATGCACGCTTTGCATCGCGCTGGATTTTCATTGGTCATGTCCGCTTCCTCCTCATCCCCTACCGCCGCCCAAATGTCGCCCGCATCGCCGCTATTCCTGCGGGAGGATGAGATCAGGCGGGGGATCGAGATGCTCTATTTCGGCTATTCCGCGCTGACCCGGTCGATCGACGAAGGGCTGGGCGCGCTGGGGCTGGGCCGGGCGCACCATCGGGCGCTCTACTTCATTTCGCGCCAGCCCGATCTGACGGTGAAGGAATTGCTGCGCCTGCTGGCCATCACCAAACAGTCGCTGGGGCGCGTGCTGAACGATCTGATCGATCGCGGCTATATCGAAACCCGCCCCGGCGCGAACGACCGGCGGCAGAAACTCCTGCGGCTCAGCCCGGCGGGCGCGGCGCTGGAAGCAGAGCTGTTTCGTGCGCTGCGCGAAAAAATGGCAAGCGCCTACGCGCAGGCGGGCCAGGGATCAGTGACCGGATTCTGGCGCGTTCTGGAAGGGCTGATCCCCGATGCTGACCGATCCATGGTGTTCGGCCTGCGCGGCGGATAGCCCGCCCGACGAAACTTTATCGCGGCTCCTGCGCTTAACAGGCTCCACCGATTGGGGAAGAGGAAGTCTTATGCGTAAATCCGTTATGGCCGCTGTTGCAGCCTTGTCGATCGTCGGCCTGTCGGCCTGCACCGAAAAGACCGAGGACAAGGTCGAAGCGGCCGGATCGTCCATCGGCAATGACATCAGCACGTCGGTAGACCGGGCAGGCGACAAGATCGACAATGGCCTGGACAAGGCAGGCGCGGCGATCGACCGGGGCGCGGACAAGGTTGACGCTGCCGCTGATGAGGCCGCAGCCGACGCCAAGCGCGAAACCAAGGAAGCCAAGCAGGATGTCGGCACCACGCTTCAGAAGGCCGGCACCGACCTGAAGAACGACTGATCGCAGACAGCTGATCGCAGACAGGGGCCGCCCCGCAGGACGCGGGGCGGCCCATTGCCCTAAAACACCACGTTACGGACGAACCGCACCGGCGCGTCGCCGCGATTGGTGAAGATATAGGGCCGGTCGCTGGTAAAGATCAGGAAATCGCCCGCGCCGACGACGCGCTCGCCATCGTCCAGCTCGACCACCAGCACGCCTTCGATCACATAGAGCATCTCATGCCAGTCGGCGGCATCTGCCTCCGCCGGATAGCGTTCGCCCGAACCAAGCGACCAGGTCCACAACTCTGCCTCGCGCGTGGCAGGCACCGTCCCCAGCAATGTCGCGCGGCTGGCCGCATCGCTGCCGCGCCAGGCAAGGCTGTCGATACGACTATTGTCGCGCATGTCGGGCGGCCGCACGATCTGCGAGAAGCTGACGTCCAGCGCCTGCGCCAGCCGGTCGAGCGTCGACAGGCTGACATTGGCCTCCCCGCTTTCCACGCCCACGATCATCCGGCGACTGACCCCGGCATGGGCCGCCAGCGCATCCTGACTCAGCCCGCGTTCGGCACGCAAACGGCGGACATTGCCCG encodes:
- a CDS encoding MarR family winged helix-turn-helix transcriptional regulator, which translates into the protein MSASSSSPTAAQMSPASPLFLREDEIRRGIEMLYFGYSALTRSIDEGLGALGLGRAHHRALYFISRQPDLTVKELLRLLAITKQSLGRVLNDLIDRGYIETRPGANDRRQKLLRLSPAGAALEAELFRALREKMASAYAQAGQGSVTGFWRVLEGLIPDADRSMVFGLRGG
- a CDS encoding helix-turn-helix domain-containing protein — protein: MSNILHSQPAADTDRPDVLAHVAGNVRRLRAERGLSQDALAAHAGVSRRMIVGVESGEANVSLSTLDRLAQALDVSFSQIVRPPDMRDNSRIDSLAWRGSDAASRATLLGTVPATREAELWTWSLGSGERYPAEADAADWHEMLYVIEGVLVVELDDGERVVGAGDFLIFTSDRPYIFTNRGDAPVRFVRNVVF